GTGTCACGTCAACAAAGGCAAAGAAATCAAGGAAAAGGAAAGTTCCCTCGAAAACTAACGGAGTTGACTCATCAACTGCTGATATTATTCTTGGAGAAATGCCAGTTTGTTCTTCTCAGTCAGTTCATGGCTCAGAACTCAACAAAAACAGTTGTCATTCAAAAAAACCTCAAACTGAGGCAGTGTCACCACTGACTAGGGATGATCTGCCAATCAAAATTGAACCACAAACACGAAAGGGTTCAAGGAATAAGTTGAATAATGCAGATATAACCTCAAATCCGGAGACTGAAAACCCCCCTGAAAAGAAGAGCCAGCAAAAAAGCAGGGTGAAAAAAAATAGAATTACAAAAACCAACATCTTGAATCTTTCCACTGCTCTCACCCACCCCACTGTAGCAAATGAAAACATACTGTTACCTGTGTTAAATCCAACCATTGCTGAGAAGCCAAAACACGAAATGCCAAGTCTACCTACTTCCACTGTGTCACGGCATGTTCCAGCATCACTAGCCACACCTTCAGAAAAAGGACAGGTAGCAGAACCCGTGAGTGCTCATAGTTTGAAGAGAAAACAACCACAAAAAGTAATGAGATCTAAGAAGACAAAGGTCAGGACTTTTAAACCTAAGTTACATAACGGTTGTAATGTCTCAAACGATGAAGAACTAGTCAAATGTACAGAAATGGACGGCATGCTCAATGAGATGAAAAATGGcccaaaaaagaagaaaaaggtaATGAAAGCTTCCATGGGGAAAACGGCTGACTTCAATATGCAGAGTACATGCCCCGAATCTGTAGCGCACAGAACCGTGACGGAAGACAAACTAGCTCCTGTTGCTATTAACGTGAAACATAAAAAGTCGAGTCTTACCCCTTCGGATGCAACACCGCCTCTTCCATCTTCAGCGGCTTCGCCAGACAAAGGACAGTTGGCAGAGTCTGTGAGTcctgctggggggaggagaCCACCACAGCAAAGAGGAAAGCTGTCTAAGAGAAAGTCCAGGCCGCCtcgaaagaaaagaaaattaaaCTACAGGAACAATCTCTCAAAAGAAATCAAACCACTTGAATCAGTGAAAGGACCAAGTGACAAGGTGCTTACCGCTAAAGTGGTGAAGGATGACCTTGCTGTGGCCTCAACAGCTGAGCAAGAAAACATGTTGGCGGGCTTCAATCACTATACCTCACCTTCAGGAAGAAGTACCAAAGACATTTCAATCTTTTCAGACAGTACCATTGAGAGTGTGGCTGAACTAGACAATACTTTGTGGGAGTCCACAGATGCACCCAATATAAATCAAAGTTCTAGCCAATCTGAAACTTTTACTTCTAATATGGATGTATTATGTGACAGAAAGATTCAAAAACAGACTTGTGGATCCCAGGGCGAGACTGGAGCTTCAGAGACAGTTCACGAAAACAAGGAGGCCGTGAATAGACAGTCAACAGCCGACAAAGCATTGCTGCATTCAAATGTGAAACTAAGAAAACCTATAACATGTCGTTTCTGTGGCTGCACATTTCGACACATCTCGGCATACTCAGTTCACGAGTGCATTCACACAGGCAAGAAGCCTTACAGGTGCTTGAAATGTGGCAAGAGATTCGCTCAGTTTTCCAAACTCCGTTTGCACGCCAACATCCACAGACGGCCAGACCATATCCGGTGTCCATGCTGTTCCCTAGGGTTTCCAAACAAACCTGAGTTGATTGTCCATTTCAAGATTCACATGAAAAGGACCAACAAGGTCGGTTTAATGGGACAAGGAAGAGACATTCAAGCTCAGATGCCTGGTAATGACAgtgtcccccctgtccctctgaaAACCAGCGCCTCCCTCATACGTCCCTCTTCTTTCAATGACACGTTAGAAATGCACACCTTGCCAACAAACGGCCTTGTGAAGCCTTACATCTGCAGCATCTGTGGTATGAAGTTCGACAAGTCCTCAAGTTACTACATTCATGGGAGAACTCACCGGCATGCACAGCCATATGCCTGCTCCGTGTGTGGCGAAGGCTTCAATCAGCTGAGGAAGCTGAAAGTCCACTCCAGAACTCACTCAGGAGAGATGCCGTCCTCTGCTGCCCGCTGTGATGACGCTTCCTGTGGCTTGTCATCCCCGCACTCACATCCAACCTCCAAAGTACGTTCTGAGACGAATGATGAAGCCGATGGGAGTACAGTTGACTTTGACGGTTTTCTGGTTAAGCAAGGGGTAGACGGACAGATCAACACCCCCATGTTCTTTAAATGTCAGATTTGCAAACAGCTGCACCGTCACTGGTGTCAATATGTACTTCATCTGCAAACGCACACCGAAGTCTACTTATACCTATGTGAGGTCTGTCGACAACAGTATAACCAGGTCTCTAAGACGACTAGACATTGTAAGGTTTGTTGTAGAAAGAGTGGGGAGGAAAGAGCATGTAATGCATCCCTGTCCGAAGTCTTGCAGGAGCCTCCATCGTCTCAGAGTCGGACGCTTAGACACCCTCCTGAGTTTTTGCCCGGCGATCATCAGGAACGATGGTCTCAGGCTTCCTCATCTGAGATGAGCTGTGGTTCAGAGCATCAGAAGAAACAGGCAGCCAGAAAGCTCTCTGGTTTGCTGGCGAACGCCTGGCGTAGAAGATACGCATGTGCGCAGTGTGGAAAGTCCTTCAACCAATGGAACAAGCTCTGGCTGCATCATAAGATGCACCgacagaaaggcaggtgctTCCCATGTACTCAGTGCAAGTTGGAGTTTTATTATTTTGGGTCATACAGGGACCACATGCATGAGCATGCCACCCTCAGCCCCTTTGTCTGCCCTTTGTGTCCCAAAGCCTTCATCGCCAGCGAGGACCTCAGCACCCATCTTTGTGAACATCACAACCCGTGCGAATGCCTTAAATGCGACACGTGCGGAAAATGTTTTACGAGTTTTCAAAGCTTGGAGAGACACGGCCGGCTGCACAAAGGCGCCAACTCGAATCACTGTCTCCTGTGTGACGTGTCGTTTCGCAGCACCTCGGCCTTGCAAGACCACTTGAAGACCCACGAAAGCCTTCTTCGGAACCCCCTCCCTGTAGGGCCGGTAGAACCTTTCCTATATCCATATCACTGTAGAAAATGCAAGGCCAGATTCACAAGCACAGATTTGCTACAAGCTCATCAGGTCTGCCATCTCAATGCAAACGGTAAACCTGTTAGCAGTTCACCTCAGACGTTGGCTAGCTCTCATCAATCTAAAACTCCAAGTAAAGTGATTCCGAAAGCCTTACCTGTGTTCTCCAAACAAAAAAAGACTCGTCCTGTCACCAAGAGGAATAACCTGTTTTGGTATCCTCACCCGGACCAACTGTATATGCTCCCTGTCCTGCCCTCAGAACCACCAGTCGTTATTTCAGACGCTGAAGATCCCCAAGTTATCGTCACTACTCCTTTAACTCTCAGCTCCCCAATCAACTACCCGTCAGACATCGTACACAACGATCATGCAAATGGCATCGCTGAAGTGACGCCCTCACAGTCGCCTCAGCTCACACCAAAATCAACAACCATTCTCCTCAATGACGTCAACGCCAAGCTGTGTCGCCAAGCAACGACACCTTTGAAACACACCTCCTCTGGTCCCTTGGGCAGAGACCTGGCGCAGAATGTCCCACCTCGTGGTCAGGCCGTCTCCAGGGATGAAGATGCGGACGATGAGTACGAAGACGATGATCTCGTCGAAATTTCGGCCGTTGCTGAGACTCCAGGGGAGCCGGAGAGTGATGGGTTCAGCTGCGTGGTTTGCAAGGCTACTTTCACAATCGTTTCAGACCTTCACGATCATTATGTGCACCATGCCAGAGGAGTTATATGAAAAACTAttctttgttttgttatttcatGTGAATAGGTGCCTAGGGTTTTCCCTTCATTTGTGTGATTGTAGCTTTTTAACATTGAGGTTTTATCTTAAACATTCGATCAATGATAGATTCTTATTTCTCATTTAGATTCATATTCTCAGGACCAACACTGTCACTAAAGCTTATGTAACAATGTCAATTTTAATTGTGTAAAAGCTCACTTAATGACACTATTGAAAGTTTTTCTATCTTTGAATACATCTTGTTTATCTTTTTAACACGTTTAGCAATAAATGAGTGTTTGAAAAACTGTGAATGCCAACATTAAGAATATGCTGTATTAGTTATGTTAAACAATTCTTAGTATTAAGATGCATCTGTCTCGGCCATGGAGAcgattttctttccttttttgtaGGAGGTAATCTAGACTCTAAAAGTTTGTTGTAAATAAAAATGTACTCTTACTCAGTTTCACTTTTGTTGTCTGTCCATTCATCAAGTTTGCCTTCTCATTCATAACTGTGATCAGAACATGCCAGATTATTTATCTTGCCTCTCAAAATTACCATAATTGTAAACAATAACAATCATAGGCTACACATCGTTTGTAAGCATATGTCCTTTAATAGTGTCTCGTGAAGATGACATTCATAGATGGATGCAATATGAATAAAGGTGGATTTGTTTATTGCAGACATTTGATGTAGCcttacagccacataaacatTACCTTATTCAAGAGTGCAATAACAGCCGAAATGTCAGGTTTTGCTAGGTAAAGCGCCGAGGGAACTTGTCCTTAGTTTTACAAGGCGGTGATGGGATTCTCCAACTTCTCGCGGATCATGGTGGCGTACGGTTGGTACCAGTTGCGGAGTTCCTCCATCTTGCCATCGAAGGTGGTGCGCAGGTTCTCAGCGGTCGTGTCTAACTTCTCGCGGATGTTGTCGGCGCGAGTCTGCAGCTTGTCCTTCACGTCGTCGATGTGGGTTTTCAGCCTCTGGTTGAGAGCGGCGAACTTCTCCTCTGTGCGCTCCCGTGCCTGGTTCATGTAAGGCTCAAAGTGGTCCTGCACTGACTCCATTCTGTGGGCTGCTCGAGAATATACCTCCTCCAAGTAGGTGTTCACTTTCCTGAAGACAAAAATTTGTTGGAGgattttgtaatttttttctAAACTATGCATTTGTATTGCACATTATGTATTGTTGTTAagctatattattattattatcattatagcTACATACTGAGCGAAAGTAAGACATGAGCTTTGGCACATTTACACAAACCTTGCAATAAGTGCATTCCACGAAGTCCAATGAATCATTATAACTTTGAAATAGGAACCTTACTGTAAAATCAGTCCAAAATGAAGTCCATTGCTCTCGCAACTATCGGAAACTCACTGTTTCATCTCCTCCGTGTCCTTGGACAGGCGTTTAGTCAGCTTGTGGGTGTAGGCATTGACCCTGCTCATGACATCATTGGCGTTGTGCTCCACAATGGTCTGAAATTCCTCAGTGTACTGGACTGACTTGTCCCTTGCTTCGATCATGTGAGCGTTCAGCTTGTCTCCCAGGAGCTGCAAGTCCCTACCCACACGCTCAGCCGTGTCCTGGGCAAAGGGCCTCAATTTGGTCTCCATGTCAGTCTTGTAGATGTTTAGCTCTGCCACAATGTCTGTGAGTAGAGTACTGGAGAAAGAAATATATGCAGTTGCTTTTTATAATACTTATGTATGTATAATGTGGAACTACATTTATTTACACTTGGGGATAATTGGCATCAGTCATGTGTGTCTGCATAAGAATGGCCCACACAGGCATGTTGCATCAAAGTGTAGAATGTGGACCGCATAGCTTCTTCCATATCTGCCTCCTTATGTAGGTTCTGTTTTTCAGACAGATGATACAGACTGTGTTCTCTCTCCTTATTTAATACTCACTCAAGTTCCCTGTTCAGCTTAGAGCTTCTGATGCGCTTGATTGTGTCATCAACCTTGGAGTTCAGGTCGGTGATGTAATCCTTGACCTGGTCCACGGATGTTTCCCAGGAACTTTTACCCTCATCTTGAGGCAGCACGTGTCCGTGGCAACCTGCAGGGAGCACACGGGAACAAACCGACAAACAGTCAAAATTTATCAATTTTGACTTTTGATTTTatcaaatcaaaagtcaaagctggtatatgtataaaaaaatatatatatattttttttaaatgcatggTATTTCTGTTGTATCTTAAAATAAATACTAAAGGCTTTTAATACTTGtaagcaatggagaaaaaaagttaatttaatcagaaaacttttgggggggtaaAATTCTCATGAACCAAGTCACCTGACAAGACAGCCAAAACAAAGATGATGGCCACAACCTTCATGGTGAGTTTGGTAAGGGCAGCTGTCGCCACAAACAGATAATTTTGAATTAAACAAGTACACTTGTCTCACATAATATCTAACATGCCATCCAGTATCCACCATCCAAAATGTCTGAATCCAACACTCACAACTGGTGTTTAAAAAAGAtgaaatgtacttaaaagtgaGGCGTTTACTTACCAGAGATCTTCCTCTGGGGAGTTGAGTAGACAAGGTAAGAGCGATTGACCAGAGTTTTTATACAGCCTTGGTTGTATCAATATTAAGGTGACTTGCTGATCCAAGTCCAAAGTTGCTTAATTTGTGGCATTTTTATTGCTGTATCAACATTTATTCCTCACTGCACTATCAATGTATCAaaggacacaaaacaacatgtgaCTTAATGTGATCAAGTGTATTTTACATTATTGGATTTAATACAAATGTGTACATCATCTTTACTGAGCATGTTTCTCATGCAGAGAAACGAGTGTTACAGTTAGCTACCAGACCAACAACTTACAACTATCTTACATGATTACATGATTCATGATACATGATGATATCATCATACTGAAGGTATGTTCACATGCCTCAAAAATCACACGTAGAACATGTAAGGAATAGACTAATGTTTATAGATTATTATTTGACAATTGTTGTAAATCTTAAAAACCAAAAGGCCAACGGTCGGAGTGTTTTCCTATCAATGTCATCTGCATGGGTTTGTGGCTCACATGCCCTATTATTACCACCCATAAACGTAGATACGTAGACACTAGACAGGACACAGTCCACCTGACCTTCTGCATTTATGGTGTCAATTATTGTGGGCCATTTCTGGTCAAAGTGTGCTGAGGAACAATGTAATTGTTTCTGCTTACTGAGACTAAAAGTGTGTTATAGTATATAACAGTATACATATATGATTCATGGGTATTTCTAAATTATCCTGTCATGGCTGTTTAAATAATGCATCAATTCATCtaatgctttcatccaaagtgacatacagcacagagggatttgaacctgccacAATTGAATCAAACGCTCTAACCACTCAGTCATACAGAATCCTCATCCTCAATCCCTCATGTAGAATAGAAAGTCAAATAGAACCCAAAGATAAAAATTGAAATGATCAACAGAATTAGCTGAATGAAAACACCTGGCCCCACCTTGTCTGAATGAGATAAAGAATAATTTGAGAAGGTGGGCGTCTCTCAACAGTATTTCCTGTATGCTATCCGTAGGGAAGATGCAGTCCGGGGGGGCTAAAGTCCAAACAGTGAAGAGATGTAGCGTTACGCAAGATGCCACTGGGGTGTGATGACCATCTCGACTGTTGTGTTGCAGTCATTCATCTTTGGAACAAAGGTCATGTTACTTAGAACAGTCAGCACCAGAGATGGGGAGTCATGGGAACTTATTACACTAtaatggaagcaaatcagtgacatcatgttttgaattttaaaaggcattgaatacttaatattgacatttaaacgccaccgaatttgttggttttgaattcaactctttaaaataaatacaaaaacaagcCAAAATATTTTGAACCCAAAATAATTTGAGGCAATAAAATTCTAGGCCAAAAAATCTGACCCTTAAAAATATGCCCATACTTCTTCACATCatcttgagtgaaaaagtgtactCAGTACTTCAACCTTCACCAGTCTTTTTCCTCTACTTCTAGTAGTATTTGTACTTCTTCTTGAGTGAagcatgtgtgtacttttgccatctctggtcATCACTGGCTGAATGCAATGCAGAGTAAACGTAACTTGGTTATGAGTCATCAAGGCTGAAAATCATTTTTAGACCTGCAGTCGTGGCACTGGACAGATAAAAGAAAATGACCCAGTGactgactgggggggggggggggggggggggggggggggggggtgtctccatggcaatgTGTCTCCATGGTAAtgtgtctccatggcaatgTGTCTCCATGGCAGTGTGGTTGATAGCTCCTGGAACCACTCAGAAATCTAATCAATAGTCTCCAGTGAGACTGGTTTTCATGATGACTTGTAGAAACGCACTTGATGAAATCAGTCACTAGAGGTACTTTAAACAAGGAAGATTAGAGTTCTATAAGTCAACTGTCAGTTATGCGTGCATCTGTGTATGACATCTATTAAGTTCTGTATAACTTCTGTTGAAACTTCTATGGAATGTATACAAATATTTCAATATAACTTATCTAGTTTATGATAGTTGAATGTTGACAATTAGAAACTCAAATTTGAATTTTATGTAACTTTTTATTCATGCATGAATACGTTGAGACATGAACACAGTCACAAAAAGAATAAATAATACTGTTCAAAACTGTTTTCtttgtgatttgtttgtgtTCTTAACCAGGAACCTTAACAACTTGTCCAGGTACACTTTTTATGTAATATTGCACTTTTCATCCCTAAAATAACACCTTCAGTCCAACAGCAGCATTTTAAAATATGACAGAAAACTTGAAATGAGAACTCGTGTCCAGTTCCAGCAACTGTGTTTACTGGCTGCCCTTGGTGAAGGACTCCCAGAGCGAGGCCAGCTGGACTTTCAGGTCCTGGGCGTTGACCTCCAGCTTCTCCAACTGCACTCCGTAGGGAGCCAGACTTTGCTGGATCTCCTGGGTCTTCTGGGCCAGCTGGGTCTGGAAGCTCTGGGTCAGAGGAGCGATGCTGTGCTGGAAGGCCTCCAGGTTCTGCTCCATCTTCTGCTTCAGCTCGTCTGTCTGGGGAACCAGCAGAGACTGCAGCTCCGTCACGCTCTTCTCCAGGCTCTCCTTCAGCTCGTCGCTCTTCTGCAGCAGGCTGGCCTTCAGTTTCTCAGAGTCCACTCCCTCTGCGTAGGCTGccacctccttcttcagctcctccacctgcctctggATGTCAGTGCTCAGCTCCACGGCGTAGGGCTGCAGCTGGGCCCTCATGGTGATCATGTCCTGCTCCAGGCGGCCCTTCAGCAGCTCAGCCTCCTGGGTGAGCTTAGCCAGCAGATCCTGAGTCAGGGGGGTCACCTGACCCTGCAGGGCCACACTGTACTGGTTGACAGCAACAGCACTCTCAGAGATCCTGGCactgtggagagagatagagagagagacaaagacagagagagagataacgagggagagagagagagatacagagagtaggaaagagacatagagagcGTTCAATCCAGTGTTGAGGACATGCCTCTAGCTGTGGTTATGATGCTGTGGAGGTTGGTCTACAGTGAGACTTACTTGAATTCCTGGCCCAGCTCAGACTGCTTGATCTTCTGCAGGGTGTCTTCAGCAGTGAGGGTCGCCTTGGCAACATAGTCCCAGAATGCATCTTTCACCAAGTCCAGCTTGGCTGGGTCCTGCCACAGAACGTTGGCATGGCAGCCTGGAGGAAAGACAGGTAGAGACAGTTAGTGTAAAGTGTGATCAACTTAACATTAACATCATATCAGGAATACATTTCGAAATGATTGAGGAACTCACCTGTGAAAACAGCCAGGGCTAAAACCACGAGAACCTTCATGATGGCAGTTGACTGTTgggaggaaaataaatacactCAATTCACAACCACTCATCTCTcttaatatttaaatataaaCAGTCCATACTTGTTCTATAGAATGTAGCACATCTTTTACCTTGTTGAGGGATCCTGTGTCTTGTCTACGCCAGGTGCTTGGAGTGGTGTGTAAAGGTTGTTGCTGGATATTTATAAGAAGCTGGGAGAAGCAGATGGATACAAAGTCCAGGAGTGAGTGCCTTGCTGTTTGTCCCTCTGTCACCCCtgtcccccctgcctccacatcACATCCTATTAGTCAAAGCTCCAGGACTCGGTGACACAAACAATTTGAGTCATTGTCAAAGATCAGGAGGTCTTCGAATAATGCTCAGATTGCATTGCCTGCAGTTGTGCAGATGTGTTTTACCTTGAATAGACAAACAGTTTTTTGTGTATCCTAGTCAAATCGTGTGTATGTCATTCCACCATATCTCAGATCAACAAATCGCAGCAAAGAAAAAGGTAAAAGGGACAAGTATTGTAGACAGGAGGTAAAAGGTCACAGATCAATGCCCTGAAGAGTGATTGCATTACCTCTGATGTGATCTGTTGTGGAATGTATCGTCTCAAGTATTTTATCTTGTTCAAATGTCCCTCCCCGTCACCACCAGCTTGTCTATACtgtcatgttttgtttttctttaaagTTACTGTTGATTCATTGTCTGCTTGATTTATTTGGATAGTGACAGAGAAAGGAAAggttgtaagagagagagagggactgacGTGCTGGAAATGACCCGGACTGAAATGGAACCCAAGTTCCTTGCGGCATTGCCTTAGCTTAAATGGTACGCGCTGTACCCTGTAAGCCACCAGGACTCACCCAACACCATCAGCTTTCATCAAGACTGTATCCTATTCAAACctcatacaacaacaacatcttACACTCATAAATAATAGCAACCCAATGAGTCAACACATGTTTCATGATTCAGATGTGgtggttttttgtttgtttttgtgccaCATACACTGAAAGACAGGAAACTGGAAGGTTGTTTTTGTGCCACATACACTGAAAGACAGGAAACTGGAAGGTTGTTTTTGTGCCACATACACTGAAAGACAGGAAACTGGAAGGTTGTTTTTGTGCCACATACACTGAAAGACAGGAAACTGGAAGGTTGTTTTTGTGCCACATACACTGAAAGACAGGAAACTGGAAGGTTGTTTTTGTGCCACATACACTGAAAGACAGGAAACTGGAAGGTTGTTTTTGTGCCACATACACTGAAAGACAGGAAACTGGAAGGTTGTTTTTGTGCCACATACACTGAAAGACAGGAAACTGGAAGGTTGTTTTTGTGCCACATACACTGAAAGACAGGAAACTGGAAGGTTGTTTTTGTGCCACATACACTGAAAGACAGGAAACTGGAAGGTTGTTTTTGTGCCACATACACTGAAAGACAGGAAACTGGAAGGTTGTTTTTGTGCCACATACACTGAAAGACAGGAAACTGGAAGGTTGTTTTTGTGCCACATACACTGAAAGACAGGAAACTGGAAGGTTGTTTTTGTGCCACATACACTGAAAGACAGGAAACTGGAAGGTTGTTTTTGTGCCACATACACTGAAAGACAGGAAACTGGAAGGTTGTTTTTGTGTCACATACACTGAAAGACAGGAAACTGGAAGGTTGCCACGGCATATGGATCTATGAGGTGATCGATGACTTCTCAAGACAGCTGGAGGTCCTATATGGTCACTTGTGTaactatacagtatatgta
This genomic window from Hypomesus transpacificus isolate Combined female chromosome 4, fHypTra1, whole genome shotgun sequence contains:
- the LOC124466938 gene encoding apolipoprotein Eb-like translates to MKVVAIIFVLAVLSGCHGHVLPQDEGKSSWETSVDQVKDYITDLNSKVDDTIKRIRSSKLNRELDTLLTDIVAELNIYKTDMETKLRPFAQDTAERVGRDLQLLGDKLNAHMIEARDKSVQYTEEFQTIVEHNANDVMSRVNAYTHKLTKRLSKDTEEMKQKVNTYLEEVYSRAAHRMESVQDHFEPYMNQARERTEEKFAALNQRLKTHIDDVKDKLQTRADNIREKLDTTAENLRTTFDGKMEELRNWYQPYATMIREKLENPITAL
- the LOC124467262 gene encoding apolipoprotein A-IV-like, producing MKVLVVLALAVFTGCHANVLWQDPAKLDLVKDAFWDYVAKATLTAEDTLQKIKQSELGQEFNARISESAVAVNQYSVALQGQVTPLTQDLLAKLTQEAELLKGRLEQDMITMRAQLQPYAVELSTDIQRQVEELKKEVAAYAEGVDSEKLKASLLQKSDELKESLEKSVTELQSLLVPQTDELKQKMEQNLEAFQHSIAPLTQSFQTQLAQKTQEIQQSLAPYGVQLEKLEVNAQDLKVQLASLWESFTKGSQ
- the si:ch73-347e22.4 gene encoding uncharacterized protein si:ch73-347e22.4, with product MKGKHNDISPCTAAASIPSQMSMSAQEPGLRRIGDMLQLKRKLGRPFKKKTLIKMAKMMTIVQKEDAIYNNKQDGWVEEKVTTVQQEVTSHKHKKVIIKKTETDFSHLRRSSRTTKPVEITDFTPDPTEHILPPSGHIEPFLRKEDSTCTLSTTSPTRMCSAEAAPQIDVPSLHKGKIKGRQRSTKKGSQIKKKKITYEGSDPPNIPTQTLPEIEPTDNGVKKTTNAKKRKIDSEANKKSKQGITALEPMFSTVPQEDIYADKGISTQTIITPLNSLHQKPLNRTKYKKGKKARDIPLLNTTEQFGVCCSLPESPVLQPPVECDAENPRKAKKQCNNKSPQKSEKKTKVKCVTSTKAKKSRKRKVPSKTNGVDSSTADIILGEMPVCSSQSVHGSELNKNSCHSKKPQTEAVSPLTRDDLPIKIEPQTRKGSRNKLNNADITSNPETENPPEKKSQQKSRVKKNRITKTNILNLSTALTHPTVANENILLPVLNPTIAEKPKHEMPSLPTSTVSRHVPASLATPSEKGQVAEPVSAHSLKRKQPQKVMRSKKTKVRTFKPKLHNGCNVSNDEELVKCTEMDGMLNEMKNGPKKKKKVMKASMGKTADFNMQSTCPESVAHRTVTEDKLAPVAINVKHKKSSLTPSDATPPLPSSAASPDKGQLAESVSPAGGRRPPQQRGKLSKRKSRPPRKKRKLNYRNNLSKEIKPLESVKGPSDKVLTAKVVKDDLAVASTAEQENMLAGFNHYTSPSGRSTKDISIFSDSTIESVAELDNTLWESTDAPNINQSSSQSETFTSNMDVLCDRKIQKQTCGSQGETGASETVHENKEAVNRQSTADKALLHSNVKLRKPITCRFCGCTFRHISAYSVHECIHTGKKPYRCLKCGKRFAQFSKLRLHANIHRRPDHIRCPCCSLGFPNKPELIVHFKIHMKRTNKVGLMGQGRDIQAQMPGNDSVPPVPLKTSASLIRPSSFNDTLEMHTLPTNGLVKPYICSICGMKFDKSSSYYIHGRTHRHAQPYACSVCGEGFNQLRKLKVHSRTHSGEMPSSAARCDDASCGLSSPHSHPTSKVRSETNDEADGSTVDFDGFLVKQGVDGQINTPMFFKCQICKQLHRHWCQYVLHLQTHTEVYLYLCEVCRQQYNQVSKTTRHCKVCCRKSGEERACNASLSEVLQEPPSSQSRTLRHPPEFLPGDHQERWSQASSSEMSCGSEHQKKQAARKLSGLLANAWRRRYACAQCGKSFNQWNKLWLHHKMHRQKGRCFPCTQCKLEFYYFGSYRDHMHEHATLSPFVCPLCPKAFIASEDLSTHLCEHHNPCECLKCDTCGKCFTSFQSLERHGRLHKGANSNHCLLCDVSFRSTSALQDHLKTHESLLRNPLPVGPVEPFLYPYHCRKCKARFTSTDLLQAHQVCHLNANGKPVSSSPQTLASSHQSKTPSKVIPKALPVFSKQKKTRPVTKRNNLFWYPHPDQLYMLPVLPSEPPVVISDAEDPQVIVTTPLTLSSPINYPSDIVHNDHANGIAEVTPSQSPQLTPKSTTILLNDVNAKLCRQATTPLKHTSSGPLGRDLAQNVPPRGQAVSRDEDADDEYEDDDLVEISAVAETPGEPESDGFSCVVCKATFTIVSDLHDHYVHHARGVI